Sequence from the Clostridium butyricum genome:
TAATTTGGTTAATATCAATATTAAGTGCTTTAGCTATGTTTTTTCTCATAGTCTCAATATGTGGACTCATTTTTGGCTTTTGTGCAATTATTGTAGCATCGATATTGTTAATAGAATATCCATTTTCAAAAATAATTCGTCCTGTTTCTTCAAGTAAATTTATGCTTGATATTCCTTTGTATTTTATATCTGTATCTGGAAAATGTCTTCCAATATCGCCTAAAGCGCATGCACCAAGCAGTGAATCCATTATAGCATGAAGAAGGACATCGGCATCAGAATGACCTAAAAGACCTTTTTCAAAAGGGATTTCAACTCCTCCAATTATTAGTTTTCTATCTTCAACTAATTTATGAACATCATATCCCATTCCAATTCTCATGTTTATCACCTCAATATATTATTTCTAAAATATATTTTAGCATAATATATTGAATAAAATAAGTTGCAAAGAGTAGGTAAACATTTACATACCTGTATATATGAATTAAGTCTAATTAATAAATTTTATTAACTAAAGCTTTGTTATTTGTATTAATTGTAGGTATTTCACTATTAGAAATAGTTGTTCTATTAGTAAAATAGTTAATCATTTTATTAAAAGTAAAGTGAAAGAAGTTGATTCGACGTTTTTTAGTAAAATCTACGTATATAATTTTCTTTTTCATACACCAATCTCCTAAATATTGATTTTATATTTATATTTTAAGTATATAAAATTTTATAGATGCATAAATTTCTATGCTATAATATATAGTATGAGAAATTTATAAAATTGATATTAATGTTTAAAGAGGGGTTAACTATATGGATAGCTTAAGTTTTAATAAAAATAAATATATATTTACTTCAATGCCTAATATTTCATTAGTAAGCAATTCTGTAGATGATAGTAGAAGTAAACAGGTTTCTTTATTTTTAGAAGAACTGTCCTCATATAATATTATACTTAAAGATCTGGTTAATTATCCATTAAATGAAGAAAAGAGAAATATATCTTTAAATGTATCTTATTACATTATGGAAAATGAAGAAATAAGTGAAAAGTTAGAGCGAAAAAAAGAACTTCCTATAAAAGATTTATGCAAAGATATACGAATAAATAGAGAACGAATTGAAGATATGAAGGACTACATAGTTGCATACTATTTGATTCTTAGAAATCCAAACTATAAAATAATACAAGATACTTTAAAAATAAAACTTAAAGAAGATAGTGATAAAGTAAAAAGCATAGGAGTAGCTAAAAAAAATACAATATATAAAGGAGTTGTTATAAAGTCTTTTAAGAAAAGTGCATATATAATAACTTCAATTGGTGAATTTGTAAAGATAAAAACAAATAGAAAAGTAATAATTGGACAACTAGCAGATGGAAAAGAGTGTACAAGACTAGGAAAATATAAAATACATATTGCAATAGGTTTGATGATATTAATGATGATTGGTTGTGCAACTGTAATTGATTATAGAAAGACTGAAAGTATAGTTATAGTAGAAACAACTTCAAATATTAAAATGCATGTAAATAAGTATGGAAAAGTAATATACGCTTATTCACCAACAGAAAAAGGAAAGATTTTAATATCAAGTATAAGTATTGAGAGCGAAAATATAGATGAGGCAATAGAAGAAATATTTGAATATGCTTTTTCAAATGAAATGATTGATACAAGTAAAAAAACTTTAATAACAGTTTCAGGAAAGAGTTTAGATTATGGTGCTTTACCTAAAACAAATAAATTTATATCTGAAAATAAAATACCTATAGTTATAAATAATTCTGGAAATGAGCAAAAAATGCCTGAATATATCTCAGAAGAATAAAACAAACACATTATATGACAAAAATAATATATGTCATATAATGTGTTTTTTATTTTAAGACTATAGTCTATAGGTCAATAATTTTAATTATTAATCTATAAATACTTATGTTATTTAGCTGTATTTTTTAATAGGTTTTTGAACGTATTCATATCATAAGAAGAACTTATATATATTCTATCAAGTTTATATATGTCATCAGTTCTATCAGAAAGACCTAATTTTGTAGTAAAGCCCATTTTATATCCTGCATCTTTAGCTGCTTTTATTGTATTATCATTGTAATCTCCAAAAGGATATGCTAAGGAGAGTACTTCTTTACCAGTTATTTTTTCAAGAATATTCTTAGAATTTTTCAATTCTAGTAATTGTTCATCATAGCTCATTGTATCAAGATGTACATGATTTACAGTATGGCTCTCTATATCGATACCGTAATCAGACATTTCTTTTATTGCTTCTTCAGAAAGATAATAAGATCCATCTAATGAATTACCAACACAGAATATTGTAGCTGTCATATTTAATTCTTTTAACATTGGAAATGCTTCTGTATAGTTATTCATATATCCATCATCAAAAGTTATAAGGATACTTTTTTCTGGAATTGGTTTATTATTTTCAATATGATCGTAAAGTTCTGTCATTGTAATGGTGACATAATTATTATCATTTATATAATCAAGTTGTTCTTTTAGCTTTTCAGGAGTTATAGTAACTTCATTGGCTGCATTTTCATCGACTGAATGATAATACAAAACAGGAATACCGATATTGTTAGATGTTAAAGAAACATTTTCAAATCTATTTTTTATATTATCATCAATGGATTCAATTAAATTTGAATATACACTATTTTCAGATTTATTATCTGAATTGACAGAGCTGTTATTATTTTTACTAGTAACACCATTGATAAAGATATAAGCAAGTATTAAAAAAGTAATTGATAACAGAATTATTATTATATATTTAAGGTTCTTATTTTTCGTGGTCATAAAATTTTAAACCTCCTATATTTTGATATATATATTACATATGTAAGTATAGATAAGTATTAAAATTTTATCAATAAAATAATATATTTTAGAGAAAAATAAAGTAGATTAACTTGTTATTTTTGATAATACATAAAGAAAAATAATGAGAGATATACTATAAATTAGAATAATAATAGAAAAGTATAGCATAATAAATAAGTAGTACAACTTATTCACATTATCCACAATAGCATGTGGATAAACTGTTATAAATTTGTTTATAAACAAATTATTACATGTGAAAAATGTGGATATATATACTAATATATCGGAAAAAGAAAATATATTGGGAGTGGTGTAATGAAGTTATCAACAACGTTTATGGGAATGTTTATTATAGGTAGTATGTTATGCACAGGTTATAAACAAAATTTGTACACAACATGTGAATTATATTTTAATAATGTTATTACTCTTGTGGAAAAGTCAATAAATAAAGATGTAAAGTATTTAAAAGAAGATTTAAGAATTCCTCAATTCAACAATGGAAAAAATCCAGATAATATAAAAATAATTAATATAAAAATAAATAATGATATATTTCCTAAAGTTAATGAAGCTGAACAAACGGCATCTGAGTATTATGGAGATTTGCATGTAGAAAAACCACAATTTCCATTTGAAATTTATTCTAGATATACAGTTACAATAAACAATAATTCTATAATAAGTTTATATAATGATTATTATGAGTTTCTTGGAGGGGCTCATGGGTCAACTATAAGGACGTCATATACAGTTGATAAAGAAGCTGAAAAGTTACTTAATCTAAAGGAACTATTTACATCTGATTATGATTATAAATCAATAATCAATGATGAAATAAAAAAGCAGATTGCTGCTGAACCTGATAAATATTTTGAATCGGCAGACAACTTTAAGGGTATAGGAGATAGTCAAAATTTTTATATAAGAGGGAAAAATTTAATTATTTATTATCAGCAATATGAAATAGCACCTTATGTTGCTGGAATACCTGAATTTAATATACCTTTAGAGAAATTTGGATCTGATTATAAATATGCTAATTCAAAAATATAAATAAAAAATTTAGTATGAAAGATCTTGTTATGTTTCATACTAAATTTTAATAATAGAATCTTTATTAAGTTAATAAATACTTAAAGACATTTTAAATTTTTTGAGAGTTATGAGAATTAGTATTTTTATTTCCTCTAAAACCATAACCATCAGAAATAGTTCGTCCTATACTTGTAATTTTTCCTGTAATACATCCACGGCAATGTGCAGGGGTATCACCAGTACAAATTTTACCGGGATATAATGCATACAATTTTCTGTATTCACCTTCTGTAACATTAGGCATAACTACATTAGCACCAGCTTGAAGTGCTTGTATTCTTCCATTTGGAGCTAAAGATTCCATAGCAGTTGTAGCAGGAATGTTTATATCAGGTAGAAGAAGTCTCGTTATTGCCATAACTTTTAATGCTAATGTAAGAGTACCGCCTTCAGCATTTTTTAATGGAGTATCTTCATTGGGTATAAATGGACCAATACCAATCATATCAGCATTGATTTCTTTAAAAAATAGTATATCTTTTGCAATTGATTCTAAAGTTTGTCCTGGAAGCCCAATAAGGATACCGCTACCAACTTCATAACCTAATTTGTCTAAGTCTTTTAAACATTGAATTCTCTCATTAAAACTCATTCCAGGATCCATAGTTTCATAAAGTTTTTTATCAGTGGTTTCTATGCGTATTAAGTATCTATCAGCACCTGCATTTTTAAATGCTTTATATTGATCAAAAGTCTTTTCGCCAAGGCTTAGAGTAAGTGCAACACCTAATGATTTTATTTTTTTTAAGATACTTACCATTTTTTCAGTAGTAAAATAATCATCTTCACCACCTTGAAGTACTAATGTTTTATACCCATATTGAACTGCTTTTTTAGCAAAATCTATTATTTCTTCTTCTGTTAATCTATATCGCTTTAAATTGGCATTATCTCTTCTAAGGCCACAATACATACAATTTCTTTTACATATGTTAGTGAATTCTATAAGACCTCTTAAATGAACCATATTACCAAGATATTTTTCACGAATATCATCAGCAGCTTTAAAAAGCAGTTCATTAATAGAATCATTTTGTAATAGACTTAAAATTTCAAATTCGCTTAAATCATGAGTTGATTTAGCTTTTTCAATGATACTGTTCATTACTTCCTCCTAGAGTTAAATATTAATACAATTATATAATAAAATTACAAATAAGGACAATATTGATATTAAAGTGATTATTATAGTAAAAAATGACTAAAATATTAAAATAAGTTATAATATAATGATATACAATAAGGAGGTTTGGTTATGACAGGTCTTGTATTAGAAGGTGGAGCATTTAGAGGGTTATTTACAGCAGGTGTTTTAGATGCATTATTGGATATAGGAGCTGATTTTAAATACGTTGTAGGGGTATCAGCTGGTGCAACAAATGCATATTCATATATATCAAAGCAAAAAGGACGAAATTTAGAGATTATGGAAAAGTTCTTGGACCATAAAAGGTATGTTGGATATGGAAATTTAATAAGATGTAAATCAATTATGGATTTAGATTTTGTTTTTGATGAGATACCAAATAAACATTGTATTTTTGATTACGATACTTTCTATAGTTATGATGGAAAAATGCTTGTAGGAGCTTTTAATATTGAAACAGGAAAAGTTGAATATTTTGATAAGGATTCACTTGATGATAAAAATATGATTTTACGAGCAAGTTGTGCTATACCATTGATGTTTCCATTTGCAAAGATAAATGGTAAATTATATGCTGATGGAGGATTAAAAGATTCTATACCAATAAAAAAATCCATAGTAGATGGTAATAAGAAAAATGTAATTGTATTAACTAGAAATGAAGGATATGTAAAAAAACAGTCAAAAGCTAATAAATTAACATATAAACTTTATAAAAATAAATATCCTAAGCTTGCAGATGTACTAAATAATAGGTATTCAGAATATAATAGTCAGATAAAATTTTGTGAAGAATTAGAAAAAAATGGCGATGCTATTATAATAAGACCTACAGTAAAAATGGATGTATCTAGATTTGAAAGAGATAAGAATAAACTTAAAGAAATATATAATAATGGTTATAATTTGATAATTAATGATAAGGAGAAAATTCGTAGTTTTTTGTAAAAAAGATACTATAAGTTAGAATGAGGGCATTGAAATATGTTAGAGCAAGATAAAAATTCAAAAGTATATGAACAAGTAATTGAAGAAATTAAAAATCAAATAAAAACTGGTAAGCTAAAAAAGGGAGATAAATTACCATCAGAAAGAGATATGGTTGAATTATTTTCTGTTTCGCGTACATCAGTAAGGGAAGCAATGAGAGCATTAGAAGTTATTGGACTTATTGAAAGAAAACAAGGTGCTGGAAATTACATAAAAACTAATTTTGATGACTCACTTTTTGAACCTATTTCAGTTATGTTTATGCTTCAAAAAAATTCTCTAGACGATATAGTTGAATTGAGAGAAATTTTAGAAAGTTATTGTATAAA
This genomic interval carries:
- a CDS encoding polysaccharide deacetylase family protein, producing the protein MTTKNKNLKYIIIILLSITFLILAYIFINGVTSKNNNSSVNSDNKSENSVYSNLIESIDDNIKNRFENVSLTSNNIGIPVLYYHSVDENAANEVTITPEKLKEQLDYINDNNYVTITMTELYDHIENNKPIPEKSILITFDDGYMNNYTEAFPMLKELNMTATIFCVGNSLDGSYYLSEEAIKEMSDYGIDIESHTVNHVHLDTMSYDEQLLELKNSKNILEKITGKEVLSLAYPFGDYNDNTIKAAKDAGYKMGFTTKLGLSDRTDDIYKLDRIYISSSYDMNTFKNLLKNTAK
- the ispF gene encoding 2-C-methyl-D-erythritol 2,4-cyclodiphosphate synthase, whose translation is MRIGMGYDVHKLVEDRKLIIGGVEIPFEKGLLGHSDADVLLHAIMDSLLGACALGDIGRHFPDTDIKYKGISSINLLEETGRIIFENGYSINNIDATIIAQKPKMSPHIETMRKNIAKALNIDINQINIKATTEEGLGFTGEMLGISAQSIASVN
- a CDS encoding DUF3298 and DUF4163 domain-containing protein, with the protein product MKLSTTFMGMFIIGSMLCTGYKQNLYTTCELYFNNVITLVEKSINKDVKYLKEDLRIPQFNNGKNPDNIKIINIKINNDIFPKVNEAEQTASEYYGDLHVEKPQFPFEIYSRYTVTINNNSIISLYNDYYEFLGGAHGSTIRTSYTVDKEAEKLLNLKELFTSDYDYKSIINDEIKKQIAAEPDKYFESADNFKGIGDSQNFYIRGKNLIIYYQQYEIAPYVAGIPEFNIPLEKFGSDYKYANSKI
- the hydE gene encoding [FeFe] hydrogenase H-cluster radical SAM maturase HydE, producing MNSIIEKAKSTHDLSEFEILSLLQNDSINELLFKAADDIREKYLGNMVHLRGLIEFTNICKRNCMYCGLRRDNANLKRYRLTEEEIIDFAKKAVQYGYKTLVLQGGEDDYFTTEKMVSILKKIKSLGVALTLSLGEKTFDQYKAFKNAGADRYLIRIETTDKKLYETMDPGMSFNERIQCLKDLDKLGYEVGSGILIGLPGQTLESIAKDILFFKEINADMIGIGPFIPNEDTPLKNAEGGTLTLALKVMAITRLLLPDINIPATTAMESLAPNGRIQALQAGANVVMPNVTEGEYRKLYALYPGKICTGDTPAHCRGCITGKITSIGRTISDGYGFRGNKNTNSHNSQKI
- a CDS encoding patatin-like phospholipase family protein: MTGLVLEGGAFRGLFTAGVLDALLDIGADFKYVVGVSAGATNAYSYISKQKGRNLEIMEKFLDHKRYVGYGNLIRCKSIMDLDFVFDEIPNKHCIFDYDTFYSYDGKMLVGAFNIETGKVEYFDKDSLDDKNMILRASCAIPLMFPFAKINGKLYADGGLKDSIPIKKSIVDGNKKNVIVLTRNEGYVKKQSKANKLTYKLYKNKYPKLADVLNNRYSEYNSQIKFCEELEKNGDAIIIRPTVKMDVSRFERDKNKLKEIYNNGYNLIINDKEKIRSFL
- a CDS encoding anti-sigma factor domain-containing protein, with the translated sequence MDSLSFNKNKYIFTSMPNISLVSNSVDDSRSKQVSLFLEELSSYNIILKDLVNYPLNEEKRNISLNVSYYIMENEEISEKLERKKELPIKDLCKDIRINRERIEDMKDYIVAYYLILRNPNYKIIQDTLKIKLKEDSDKVKSIGVAKKNTIYKGVVIKSFKKSAYIITSIGEFVKIKTNRKVIIGQLADGKECTRLGKYKIHIAIGLMILMMIGCATVIDYRKTESIVIVETTSNIKMHVNKYGKVIYAYSPTEKGKILISSISIESENIDEAIEEIFEYAFSNEMIDTSKKTLITVSGKSLDYGALPKTNKFISENKIPIVINNSGNEQKMPEYISEE